DNA from Brachyspira aalborgi:
GCTATAGAAATTCTAATAACGGGACTTAAAGTCATCTTAAAAGCTTCGTTAAATTCCCAACTTGAATCCGCGGGTATTTGAGATATTATATAAAAATAAATTGGCGTAAATATATTTATAATAGACGAAACGATTATAAGTTTTTGAGTATTTTTTTTACCTATAGTTTTATGAGCCATATCTCTTATTGTAAAAGCCAAAGGATAAAGAAAGGTTCCGCCGTCAACAGCCAAACTTAAAACATTTGCGATTTTTACGCTTGATATATTTGAAATCATTTGACAAGCTATATAAGAGCAGATTATTAATATAGTCAAAAAAGATAAATTATTTTTTTCGTTATAATTATTTTCAAAATTATTTTCCATAAATTAAAAACTCTTTTATAAATATAAAACTAAAATTTAAGAAATATATTATATTAGAAAGTAAATTAAATCTACTTTATTTAATATAATTTAGAATATAGTTATTGCAAGATATTTATAAACCGAAGTTAATACAAATAAAAAGGACTTGCCATTTCTGACAAGCCCCAAGTTTGCAAAACAAATTATAAGCTTCTTAAATAAATTTAAAATTTATATTTTTTTATTTATCCCACCAATCGTAAGCTTCCGCTATAGTAAATCTAAAGTTATATCTATCTAAATAGTGAGAGTGATTAACTCTTACATTTAACTTTTCATGCCAATAGTTTTTCCATTCAACTCCCAAATAATTAGTAGGATTTTGTCCTAAGAAATATGTAGGGTCTTTTCTATAGTTGCCGTCTACTGTGCAGTAATATTCATCAACTCCAAATTCATAACTGAATGGGAATGACATATTATATCTGAAATCAATAGTCGCATAACCTACATTCATGAGTAGAACCGTCAAGTCGCCTTCGCCCCAATGATGTATCTCGCGCATAAACTCATTAAGAGGGCTATTGTCATATTTAGTATAGCCTTTTTCTCCTTTAGAGTTATCTGATTCTCTATTTAAGGTATTTCTGTAAAGTCCGCCTATAGTATAAACTGGAGGGTCTGGAACTTTTCCCGTAAAATCTATACTATATCTTACTATTACTCCGCCAAGGAATTCTTTAACTTTTATTTGATACTTATTATTATCTGTTTGATGCATATAAACTATATCCATATTCTTATCAAAATAATAATAGTTTCCGTCTCTTGGGTCGGTGCGTCTATTATCTCCGTCTCTTATAATCCATTGAGTGTTGTCGTTACTACCAGCTCTCTTTATATGCTTTCTCCAATATTCGCTCAAAGTATTGGTATCCAAATAGCTCACTGGAAGAGTATTGTCCCAAGTAACAAAAGGAGCGTATAACTCCCAATATGTGTTTTCGGGATAAGCGCATGGTCGTCCGCTAGTTCCTGGCGTTTCTGTAGGTCCAGTGCTACCAGTGCTATCGGACTTATCTGGATTTACTACAAAACCTTCGCCATTACTAGCGCTAATGTCTTGTGCTCCACCGCAGGCAACTATACCTACGATACTAAATATAGCTATCAATAGAATAACAGCTATTCGATTTGAAACTTTAATTGTTTTTAATCTTGTCATAATTAACTCCTTAATTTTTATTAAATATATTTAAATTTATATATTTTTAATACTTATGTCCTGGCAAAGCCAAGAAACTCCACCAACGACTTGCATCGGTAAATGTAGTCGTATGATTAAGCAACGGAATTATAGTTTCTGGTCTTTGAGCTAAATACAATTTTTCATCCGTCATATAAGGATAATTTTGAGCCGTAAAACCGTCAATAGGCGGAGTCGCTCCTTCGCCAACTCTATAATTTCCATAATACGCATAATAAGAATCAACTCCCAAACAATAAGTATTTCCTTCATTAGCGTAAGGATTCAAAACTAAAACCTCCATAAAATTCGTGTTATAAAACTGTCTAACAAATAGAGATGTATCCTGAGTAAATCCTCCAGCAAAAAACCAAATCATTTTGCGAGCTGCTACAAATTCATAAGCTCCATCTGTAGGTCCGCCTCCAGCATCCGCGAATAATCTTCTAGCTTCGTTTACATTTATAGCCATTTTATAAATAGCGCCAACCGTATATTCTCCCGTATGATGTATTAC
Protein-coding regions in this window:
- a CDS encoding queuosine precursor transporter; the protein is MENNFENNYNEKNNLSFLTILIICSYIACQMISNISSVKIANVLSLAVDGGTFLYPLAFTIRDMAHKTIGKKNTQKLIIVSSIINIFTPIYFYIISQIPADSSWEFNEAFKMTLSPVIRISIASIIASTLSEFVDTEIYHFFVSKITKKYQWLRVLISNAFSIPVDNFLFVAIAFFKVLPINALIGIFIFNFFVKYAVTIISVPMIYLVKEKD